In Aspergillus nidulans FGSC A4 chromosome IV, a single window of DNA contains:
- a CDS encoding uncharacterized protein (transcript_id=CADANIAT00000048): MSSSNNTPSCDGWLAVPSGPCCRKGTLHKGTPRGQFVTVAELDTYLSRPRRRQSNGHILLYFPDVWGMFPNGLLVMDAFADAGYLVLGVDYFRGDPVWKHRRNRHDRSNPDFDYEAWKKKHMKFADEAVPRWIDEVKRTYGLPSTKYACVGYCFGAPYVCSELAKNTVNAGAFAHPAFLKNHHFANIKKPLYLSCSEEDHTFDQDSRRTALQILQAGKKTYHLQLFSGVEHGFALRGNMDNAYERECCSL; this comes from the exons ATGTCATCCTCCAACAATACTCCCAGTTGCGACGGCTGGCTGGCGGTACCATCTGGACCATGCTGTCGCAAGGGGACACTCCATAAAGGAACACCACGAGGCCAATTTGTTACAGTCGCCGAACTAGATACATATCTCTCGCGACCCCGAAGACGTCAGTCAAATGGCCACATCTTGCTATACTTCCCGGACGTTTGGGGCATGTTTCCCAATGGACTCCTGGTTATGGACGCGTTTGCAGATGCAGGATATCTGGTGCTAGGCGTCGATTATTTTCGAGGA GACCCCGTTTGGAAACACCGCCGTAATCGCCACGACCGGTCTAATCCAGACTTCGACTACGAGGCgtggaaaaagaaacataTGAAATTTGCAGACGAAGCGGTTCCACGATGGATTGATGAAGTAAAACGCACCTACGGTCTTCCATCCACGAAGTACGCCTGTGTCGG GTATTGCTTTGGCGCACCATATGTCTGTTCCGAACTGGCCAAAAATACCGTCAATGCTGGTGCATTTGCGCACCCggcgttcttgaagaatCATCATTTTGCAAACATCAAGA AGCCTCTTTATCTATCATGCTCCGAGGAAGATCATACATTTGATCAGGACTCTCGCCGGACGGCTTTGCAGATCTTGCAGGCCGGCAAGAAAACCTACCACCTCCAGCTTTTCTCCGGCGTCGAGCATGGCTTTGCTTTGCGGGGAAACATGGACAATGCTTATGAACGTGAGTGTTGCTCTTTGTGA